CCACACTTGTCCCGGCCGGCTGGCCTCAGCCGACTTGGGAAGTCTGACTGGGCCCCGGCCCAGTGGAGGAAGCACAGCCAGAGGTGGAACAGCGGAGTGGGTGAGGGGCATGGGTTTCCCAGTCAGCTAATTCCAGGGTCCAGTCCTGCTGCAGTCACTTACTGGCTGCAGGATCTCAGGTCAGAGCCTTCACCTCCCTGGGCTCACTCCCTCACCTGTAGGATGGGAACAATAATGGTACCTGCCACGTGGTTATTGAGAGGACTGGAGGAGATAACGTGTCAGGCCAGGTCCTTGAGAtaagttagctattatttttattgctccAACCCAGATCCTCTCCCAGCATCGAGGCATCTTACTGTTTTGCCCTTTTCCTTCAGAGTCAAGATGTTTTATTCTGCCATCTATCAATGTCACCTGACCCACGTACaccacaagaaaacacagaataaGACCATTCTCTTTTGTCTGCtatcaaatttatttaggtaatttttcttctatcattttCCATAACTGTCCCTGAAAATCTGAATTGGTTGAACAACGGAAACTTTCTGGAAAAGCCCATGTGAGAGCAGGATGCTCCCTCAGGCCTGAAGTCCTGTCCCCAACTCCTGACCTGCCGGATCAGCAGCTCTGAAGGGTAGATTCTTCGTCTGCCCTGTCCCAAGGCCCTGGGCAActccctcaggccctggacaCTGCCCTCAACTCCTTCTTTACCGTCCGAGAAGCACGGCCGCCGGCCTGTTGCCATGGGAGCTCATTTTCTCCAGAGCCCTCGCTCACCCCGGCTACTTCTCAGGGCTGAATCCATAGCATGTGGGGATGGGAAGGGGGGGCAGCATGGTGGGATCAAGAACTGGGCTTTGGTGAGCACATCCTCAGGAAGGCTGGGCGCCTGCTCTGCCCCGGGCCACACGGTCCCCGGCATGCCACTCCAAGGTCCTGCCTGGCTTGAGCCAGGATCTGCCCCGGGGATGATATGTCTGTCAGCCCGGGCCACTCGGCCACCCACTCCACGGCCCTCCGGAGCCCACTACCTGTTCTCTCTGTTGGGCGgctcctgcacctgctcctctccctccttcctctcctgcgGTTGCTCGCTGTTCTCCTGCCTCCCAGGACCCCAGACCCCAGTCAGCCTCCTCAGCAGTCCCTGAAAGTCGGCTTGGAACCCAGACGATGAGAAGTAGTAGACGAGGGGATCGACACAGGAATTCAGGGTGCTAAGGAGCAGCACGTAACTTCTCCACGTCGGGCTTCTGCCCTGGATGTAGCCCACGACATGGGACACGTTGTAGGGCCCAAAGCAGACGAGGAAATTGAGCAACGTGGCTGCCACCAGCCCCGCCACCCTCTTCCGCCGGCGGTGGCTGGCCCCCCTGCCGAGCAGCCATACCAGGCGGCTGTAGCAGTAGCCGGTGACGAGCAGGGGCACCCCAAAAAGGACCACGGCCATCTCCAGCCGGACAGGCAGGAGAATGGCCAGCTGGTCGTCCCGGAATTCCAGGTAGCACGTCCCGTTTTTACCCTGGCTCTGGGAAGAGTTCCCCGAGAGTTCGATGATGTAGACCACGCTGCAGTGAGCGGCGGCCAGGAGCCAGCAGGCTCCGCTGACCAGGCCAGCCTGGCCCGGCCTCGGCCGAGTCTTGTACCACAGCGGGTAGGCCACGCTCAGGAAGCGCTCGGTGCTCACAGCCGCCAGGAAGAGGGAGGTGAGGTAGATGGTGGTGAAGAAGAGGAATCCGGAGACGGGGCAGAGGACGAAGGGCAGGGGCCAGAGCATGCCGCTGGCCGCCTCTGCCATGCGGAAGGgcaggaagaggagcaggagcaggtcggAGAGGGTCAGGTTGAGCAAGAGCACGTCCACGGCCACCGGGCGGCGCCGCAGCTTGCCCACGAAGATCACCAGGGCCACCACGTTGAGGGGGAGCCCCACGAGGAAGGTGAAGAGGTACACGGAGAAGAAGAGCCAGTGGTTGCTGGAGAAGAAGGTCTGCTCCGGGTTTGTGTCCATGATCACGGCcactgggggagagagagagaaagagatagagacaCGGAGGTGGAAGTCTCGGGGgactccccctgcccccaccggCAGCATCTCAACTACCAGCAGGAATGCTGTCCCACCCTCACTCCTTCACACCCCCGATGCCTTCCCCAGCGGGGTCAGCCCGCCTGTCTTCCTGGTCATGCCGTCCCCTGTCCCTTTCCCCAGTAGAGCAAGCACCAGGACACCCCTCCACACGGCTCCTCAGGGCCCCGCGCTCACCTCTTATTTGAGGACCCAAATGCGCTGCGGCTCAGTACCTTGCCGGCTCCTCCAGAACATGTACGGTTGGCTATTTATCTGGCAGAACTGATAAAGACCTGACAGTGCCCATGACGTCACTCACTGCTGAGCAACGGCACAAAAGATGCCTTTAGCTCTGTGACCAGAGCCACGCCAGTATGCAAAACGAGGAGCAAATTCCACAACTGTGTGCCTTGCCCCTCGGGCAGCCTCAGATGGGATGCCCTAACCAAGACCAAGCAGCTTCATCTTCCCCTCCTTGATCCTCCACTTGAATTTTGTCTGCTCCTCTAGAATGGCACTCATCCAGTTTGCCTTGTAAGGGCAGGAATTGTGATGCAGTGATAGAGAGCACGGGCTCTGGAGCCAAGGTCCTGAGTTCAATGCCAGCCCTGTCACTTACTAACTCTAATTTGGGGCAAGTGACAAACTCTCTGAACTTCTGCTTTCTCCCCTGTAAACCAGCGATAATCATAGTACCaatctcatagagttgttgtgtaGATTAAAGCATTAATACACGTCAGATGCTTAGAATGGAGCCTGGCATGTTGTAGGGATCacttaacagatgttagctgctGTCATCCCTATCACTGGTGTGGGCTTGTCTCTGGGTgatggtaacaatgataataaatattaatggTGGCAATGATGACGGCAGCTACATTTAGTGGGCACGTAATCCATAGCACTCTGTTTCTGAGGGTACCACCACTATGTCTTGAAATCCCTGTGCCCCACAGCGGCGATGTGACTTGCTCCAGGTAAAACAGCTTAAGTATCACCACAAGGGTTCACACCTAAGTTCTATCCAGCATCAGagattgtttatttattcattcagataTTTACagagcacaatgagataccatttcacacccactggAATGGCTATAAGCAAAAACATCAGATAATAACAAGGATGTGGACAAATGAGAATCCTGATGCATTGccggtgagaatataaaatgatgGAGCTGCTTTGGAaagcagtctggcagtttcttaaaaaggtaAACCTAGATTTACCATGTGAGCCAATTCACCTATAGGTATTTatttgagagaaatgaaaacatgcctACACAAAGACTTGCTCATAAATGTTCATGATGGTATTAGTCGTAACAGCCCAAAAGAGGAAACACCGCCTGGTGGTCCATgagctggtgaatggataaaccatgTGCCATAGCCACATGATGGAACAGTACTTGGCAGTAACAAGGAATGAAATACACATGCGTACTTTAGCATTGATGAACCTCaagaacattgtgctaagtgcaacaagccagacataaaagaccatagattgtatgtttccatttatataaaatgtccagaataggcaaatttatagagaaagaaagtagattactgGTTGCCCGGGGTTGGGGGTGGAAATGGGATTAACTGTAAATGAGCGTGAGAGATCTTACTGGGGTGATGAACATGCTCTCAGTTGGGTTATAGTGATAGTTGCACACCTCAGTAAATTTAcgaaaaatcattgaattgtacacttaaaatgggtgaattttatgatatgtaaatttCATCTCAAACAAGTTGTTTCAAGTcctgcaatgaacaaaacagagttTTTGCTGTCATGGTGCTTACATTTGTGGGGGAGGTGCTTGAGTGGTGGGAGGTTAATGAAGACGTCAGAATACAGAGGCAGAGGGCTGCTGGGGGAAACACTGCGGCAGAAGGCATGGCGGCGCATAGGCTGCTGGAGACACAGGGGAAGGCTTAGGGCTCAAGGCACAAGGGTCACCAGAGGATGCTGGGGGAAGATCACGTAGGGCCCGTGGACCCCAGGGAGGAACTGAAATCTCCACTAGGTGTTAACTGGAAGAAGTGGCCCAGCTTAGCAGGTGTGTGGAGCAGTGGCCGAGAGTAGTCCCCGGcgttggggaggggcagagagccAGCTGGGCTGGAGTTCGGGCTTTTGCTGAAATTCTCTGGTGTCACTGCCATGCAGAGAACAAACTTGTTTCTGGCTTCTGTAGagccttgggtaagttacttaacttccctgGCCTGTTTCCATGCTCATAAAACGgggtaataaaataaaactttttttggaGGGCTGTTAGGagcgttcattcattcagcaaacgcTTACTGAGGGCCTGCTATGTGAGAGGCTCTCTGGTAGGGGCTGGGGTTATATGGAGAAATAAATCTAAATTCCTTGTCCTTAGAGATGTCTAAGCACAAAAAGAGGGGATGCGTATAAACCAGTTCACACACGCCGGGCACGTTGCTACCACGGTTTGTGCTCCCTGCGTCCTCATCCTCAGAGGAACAAGCCTGCTCCCACCCCTCGTCCCAGCAGAGCAGACGTCCAGGTGTCTGTCTCCTCCTCAGCCACCCTCCTCTGCCCGATCTCTCGTGGGTTCAGTGGGCCACCATTCAGCTTTGCAAAAGGGACCACAAAGACAGTCGTTAACCCCGACACCCCAAGCTTTCCAAATGTCCCCTGACCCTTGTGGGTCCCTCCTTGAAGGATCACATCCCACCCTTTCCTTGCCGTAGGTCCTCGGGCAAATTTCTTAACGCCGCAAAATGAAGACGATATTAATACCTGGCTCCAGGACTGAAGCTCCCTCATGCAGCGCCTGTGTGCAAATCAGGAAAAGGCACCCCCCTCCAGGCGGGCACCACCCTGCGCCAATGTGCACTGCTCGAGGAGTGGGCGGTGTCTTTGTTTAAATTGGAATAAGATGCTTCTTCCCCTGGATGGAAGCAGCCCCGTGCCAGgcgcatggcttggtgagcaaaGCAGGAGCTAGAATTTAGTCAGTGTTTGCCCCTCTGCCTGGCGCCCTTGTACAGTGAACAACCTGCCCCTCTGTACAGCAGCCACACAGCTAAATCAAAGGATTGTGTGAGGATGAAGTGAGACAACATGTGTAACGCAGTTGGTGTGGTGACTGTCACGTATGAGAGACTCGATATTTGTTTGCGGCTGTTTCTGTGTTGCTAATATTTTCCCTCCTTCTAATGCTGCCCCCTTGTGAGTTCCAAGTGGTATAACAGTGTCATTATCTTGCCTCCTGCCTCTTCTCTCATACAGAAATGAAAACGTTCTTCCCTAGGAAATGATTTTGGAGTAGCGTCTCCCAAAGTGTGTCATCAGAGTGGCAGTTGCTCTGGATCAGAAGCAaacttccctcctccttccccgcaGTGAGAGGCCTCTGTCCATAGCACGTAAGGACcgaggagaggagagacagacgGGGTGGGGAGACTCATGCTGATGTGTGCAGAGGCAAGCTTACCTTCCTCCTGCCACCTTGTTCCCGGCCTCCATCCTTCTCCCACTGGGATGCAGACTTCTGCCAGACTCCGTTCTTCCTGTAAGTGGCTCCAGGGACGCCCCCAGGCAAGGCGCCTGCAGTTTCTTTGGAGCGGCCCCCACAAGGGGCCTGGAGAAGCAGCCAGGCTCTCCTGCCTCACGCCCCTTCCCCCCAGCAGCAGCCACTACTTCTGGGACGTCCCCCCTTTTGTTCTCGCCACACATGTTGTCCTCTGGCCAATACGCCCTCCCAAGTAGCCGGTCACCAATGGGTTGAGCACCACGCTCCAAGCACCTGTGATGAGCCCCAGCTTCCGCCAGCGGCCCCCCGTGTTGGGGTGCAGGAAGCCAGCCACGTTGGCGGCATTGTAGGGTCCTAAGCAGAGCAGCAGTGTGAGCAGAGCTCCGCCAGCCACCCAGGCTGCCCTCAGCTTCCGTCTGTGGCTCAGGCCTGAGCGGGCCAGTGCCCGGAGGCAGCCTGTGTAGCAGAAGGCTGTGATGGCCAGgggcagaaagaagagaaggagagagaggctgaGGCGAGCAGGGCccgctgaggctgggtcccaggCCTCCAGGCAGACTGGAGAGCCATTGACTGGCGTGTTGATGCCCAGCGGGCTGGTGGTATTGTCCATCCAGCCTC
This genomic window from Diceros bicornis minor isolate mBicDic1 chromosome 34, mDicBic1.mat.cur, whole genome shotgun sequence contains:
- the FFAR3 gene encoding free fatty acid receptor 3, which gives rise to MDTNPEQTFFSSNHWLFFSVYLFTFLVGLPLNVVALVIFVGKLRRRPVAVDVLLLNLTLSDLLLLLFLPFRMAEAASGMLWPLPFVLCPVSGFLFFTTIYLTSLFLAAVSTERFLSVAYPLWYKTRPRPGQAGLVSGACWLLAAAHCSVVYIIELSGNSSQSQGKNGTCYLEFRDDQLAILLPVRLEMAVVLFGVPLLVTGYCYSRLVWLLGRGASHRRRKRVAGLVAATLLNFLVCFGPYNVSHVVGYIQGRSPTWRSYVLLLSTLNSCVDPLVYYFSSSGFQADFQGLLRRLTGVWGPGRQENSEQPQERKEGEEQVQEPPNRENR
- the FFAR1 gene encoding free fatty acid receptor 1, translating into MDLPPQLSFALYVAAFVLGFPLNALAIGGAVWHARLRLTPSLVYALHLGCSDLLLASSLPLKAAEALAGGAWPLPAALCPAFALAHFAPLYAGGGFLAALSAGRYLGAAFPLGYQAIRRPRYSWGVCVAIWALVLCHLGLVLVLEAPGGWMDNTTSPLGINTPVNGSPVCLEAWDPASAGPARLSLSLLLFFLPLAITAFCYTGCLRALARSGLSHRRKLRAAWVAGGALLTLLLCLGPYNAANVAGFLHPNTGGRWRKLGLITGAWSVVLNPLVTGYLGGRIGQRTTCVARTKGGTSQK